One region of Flavobacterium sp. GSB-24 genomic DNA includes:
- a CDS encoding heavy metal translocating P-type ATPase: protein MMHQDKEVKNIKSKPKTTCCCSHDEPEHSDNDGHDHDHDGHDHEHNVEGSWFKLFLPAIVSFVILLIGIAFDNYFPQSWFTGYVRTIWYAIAYLPVGLPVLKEAYESIVKGDVFSEFFLMCIATIGAFAIGEYPEGVAVMLFYTIGETFQGMAVNRAKSSIKSLLDQRPDEVHVLENNVSVKVKAKDVQIGAVIQLKAGEKLGLDGELLSDSASFNTAALTGESKPDTKKKGETVLAGMINRNTIAEVKVTTAYNDSKLSKILELVQNAATKKAPAELFIRKFAKIYTPIVVYLAIAICLLPMLFVDNYVFSDWLYRALVFLVISCPCALVISIPLGYFGGIGAASKNGILFKGSNFLDSISTIQNVVVDKTGTMTEGVFKVQEVIIKPEFDKEEILKMVNALESRSTHPVATAIHNYAGQIDTSVELKDIEEISGHGLKASYNGKELHVGNFKLLDKFSIAYDIDPTSIVYTTIAIAYDQKFAGYLTIADEIKVDAQETVTKLKTLGVKLTMLSGDKTNVVQFVADKLGIVKAFGDLLPEDKVNKVNEIKARNETIAFVGDGVNDAPVIALSTVGIAMGGLGSDAAIETADIVIQDDKPSKIAMAINIGKQTKKIVWQNITLAFVVKAFVLILGAGGLATMWEAVFADVGVALLAILNAVRIQKMKF, encoded by the coding sequence CTGCTGTTGTTCGCATGACGAACCCGAGCATTCTGATAATGATGGGCACGACCACGACCACGACGGACACGATCATGAACATAATGTAGAAGGCAGCTGGTTTAAATTGTTTTTACCTGCCATAGTTTCATTCGTTATATTATTGATCGGAATTGCCTTTGATAATTACTTTCCACAAAGTTGGTTTACAGGATATGTGAGAACTATTTGGTACGCCATTGCTTATCTTCCAGTTGGGCTTCCTGTTTTGAAAGAAGCTTATGAAAGTATCGTAAAAGGAGATGTTTTTTCAGAATTTTTCTTAATGTGTATTGCCACAATTGGTGCGTTTGCTATAGGAGAATATCCAGAAGGTGTTGCCGTGATGTTATTTTATACGATTGGAGAAACCTTTCAAGGAATGGCAGTTAATCGGGCTAAATCTAGTATTAAAAGTTTATTAGACCAACGTCCTGATGAGGTTCATGTTTTAGAAAATAATGTGTCAGTAAAAGTCAAAGCCAAAGACGTTCAAATTGGCGCTGTTATTCAGCTTAAAGCAGGAGAAAAACTAGGATTAGACGGCGAATTATTATCAGATTCGGCTTCGTTCAATACAGCGGCTTTAACAGGAGAAAGCAAACCCGACACTAAAAAGAAAGGCGAAACTGTTCTGGCAGGAATGATAAATAGAAACACTATTGCAGAAGTAAAAGTAACAACTGCTTATAACGACAGCAAATTGTCTAAAATTCTTGAATTGGTGCAGAATGCAGCAACAAAGAAAGCTCCTGCGGAATTATTCATTAGAAAATTTGCAAAAATTTATACACCAATTGTAGTATATCTGGCGATTGCTATTTGTCTGCTTCCCATGCTTTTCGTAGATAATTATGTTTTCAGCGATTGGCTGTACAGAGCTTTGGTCTTTTTGGTAATTTCTTGTCCTTGTGCTTTGGTAATCAGTATTCCGTTGGGTTATTTTGGAGGAATCGGTGCTGCCAGTAAAAACGGAATTCTGTTTAAAGGCAGTAATTTTCTAGACAGTATTTCGACGATTCAGAATGTTGTTGTTGATAAAACCGGAACTATGACCGAAGGTGTTTTTAAAGTGCAGGAAGTCATTATAAAACCTGAATTTGATAAAGAAGAAATCCTGAAGATGGTCAATGCTTTAGAAAGCCGAAGTACACATCCCGTTGCAACTGCAATTCATAATTATGCGGGACAAATTGATACTTCAGTTGAATTGAAAGATATTGAAGAAATCTCGGGACACGGTTTAAAAGCTTCATATAATGGAAAAGAACTGCATGTAGGGAATTTTAAGCTTCTGGATAAGTTTTCTATTGCTTACGACATTGATCCGACATCAATAGTGTACACTACAATTGCAATTGCTTACGACCAGAAATTTGCAGGTTATTTAACCATTGCCGACGAAATCAAAGTTGATGCCCAAGAAACGGTTACCAAACTAAAAACTTTAGGGGTTAAACTAACCATGCTGAGCGGCGATAAAACAAATGTGGTTCAATTTGTAGCTGATAAACTCGGAATTGTAAAAGCTTTTGGGGATTTGCTTCCAGAAGATAAAGTCAACAAAGTCAACGAAATTAAAGCCAGAAACGAAACTATTGCTTTTGTGGGCGATGGCGTAAATGATGCACCCGTAATCGCTTTAAGCACAGTGGGAATTGCAATGGGAGGTTTAGGAAGCGACGCCGCAATTGAAACTGCTGATATTGTCATTCAGGATGATAAACCGAGTAAAATTGCAATGGCCATAAACATTGGGAAGCAAACCAAAAAAATCGTCTGGCAGAATATCACTTTAGCT